In Ignavibacteria bacterium, a single genomic region encodes these proteins:
- a CDS encoding PAS domain S-box protein, whose amino-acid sequence MKVSKRPQIQKKRYFVLFALIVTSLVVWGGIAFYMNYERIIKTEKEKELRAISNLKSEQISEWIRERGHDIKYFSQSSIILTDFEKWIKNREDIKLSKTIEERLRLIKDGRSYLDVQILTAEGEILFSFIGEKKLDDYMIQFHRQCVNEKRIVFSDLNLCNEHKTIHYDILSPLINDGKEVFGVILIRINPQDYLYPLIKKWPTSSNTAETIILRKEGDSALYLNDLRHYDGSALKLKLPLTDTQLSSVQGALGYEGIFEGHDYRGVEVFSFIRKIPNTDWIMVTKVDKEEMFKELKLLSFSTNIFTFAFILFIFAGFTVLYNIRQKNIFKELYKTEKSLSNTLDEFRTTLYSIGEAVITSDLYGNVRSINLIAENLTGWKEQDAVGKPLNEVFNIIDEITGEKIDIPFDAALKDGKVINLQRNALLISKKGVKIPISDNRSLIKNENNEITGIVLVFRDQSEERVKLKAIEESEAKYRYLFKSNPQPMWVYDVDTLKFLEINNTAIIKYGYSRDEFLSMTIKDIHPQRDIPSLFDNLELTSNEFNNAGESRHVKKNGDILNVEINSHKINFEGKNARIVIVYDITERKKAEEDRLKYEKRFATAFSLNPSAMSITGVDKGVIMDINNSFTNLFGYSYDEIIGKNVYEINLYENNTIRQAVISDLKSNGTIKNKEINFKTKSGGIITAALSMEILELGEEECILSTFSDITERKQVERIKEIQYNLANTVVNSKNLYELFESTRNELNKIIDASNFFVALYDSKTNMLYSPFEEGEDEKIEKWSAENSLTGMIVKEKRSLLLSKESIRKLADQKKIQLFGSRAESWLGVPLKIGQNVIGAIVVQNFEKKNAYDAKSQVLMELIARELSIYIDHKKSEELLHRLSIGIEQSPVCIIVTDYDGNIDYVNPKFSEITGYSFDEVHGKNPNILKSGEQKNEFYKEMWDTIKSGKDWHGELHNKKKNSELYWESAIISPIHNDEGKITHFIGIKEDITDKKNLITDLVKAKENAEEMNRLKSSFLANMSHELRTPLNGILGFAEILNEELKNEETGKMSKIIFDSGKRLHNTLNQILNLSSLQAEVVKLKKDNIVLNDIVEESFTLYLAEAKKKNLDIKLKNSEKTITIYSDKEIILNALNNVVDNAIKYTINGGVTISLLEDEKDVVIEVADTGIGIKEENIDIIFDEFRQASEGFSRSFEGTGLGLSICKKYMKLLGGSIKVESVYSEGSTFRIELPKSFNKVIEDTNNDLENKNEKSDIIKIPESLESNSKILYVENDVFSQALVKAVLNKYAIIDMANDAKEAIRKTKENDYALILMDINLGSGMDGKEVTKIIKSDSRYESVPIVAITAFAMEGDSEEFLACGCTHYLSKPFNNEKLQNLVLTILGKKN is encoded by the coding sequence ATGAAGGTTAGCAAAAGACCACAGATTCAGAAGAAACGATATTTTGTATTGTTTGCATTAATCGTAACTTCACTCGTTGTATGGGGTGGTATCGCATTTTACATGAATTACGAAAGGATAATTAAGACAGAAAAAGAGAAAGAACTTCGTGCTATCAGTAATCTTAAATCCGAACAAATTTCAGAATGGATTCGTGAAAGAGGACACGACATTAAATATTTTTCACAATCAAGCATCATTTTGACAGATTTCGAAAAGTGGATTAAAAACAGAGAAGATATTAAATTAAGTAAGACTATTGAAGAAAGATTGAGGCTTATAAAAGACGGTCGCTCGTATTTAGATGTTCAGATACTGACTGCTGAAGGAGAAATACTTTTTTCTTTTATCGGCGAGAAAAAACTCGACGATTATATGATTCAGTTCCACAGACAGTGTGTAAACGAAAAGAGAATTGTGTTTTCAGACTTAAACTTATGCAATGAACACAAAACAATTCATTATGATATATTATCACCTTTAATTAACGATGGAAAAGAAGTATTCGGGGTAATTCTAATACGTATAAATCCTCAAGATTACCTGTATCCATTAATTAAGAAATGGCCTACTTCAAGCAACACGGCTGAAACAATTATATTGAGAAAAGAAGGTGATTCCGCATTGTATCTGAATGACCTTAGGCATTATGACGGTTCTGCTTTAAAATTAAAACTCCCTCTTACTGATACACAATTATCATCTGTACAGGGAGCTCTTGGATATGAGGGTATTTTTGAAGGACATGATTACAGAGGTGTTGAAGTCTTTTCTTTTATAAGAAAAATACCAAATACTGACTGGATTATGGTAACTAAAGTAGACAAAGAGGAAATGTTTAAAGAGCTAAAACTTCTTTCCTTTTCTACGAATATCTTCACATTTGCTTTTATACTGTTCATTTTTGCGGGTTTTACAGTACTTTATAATATTAGGCAAAAAAATATTTTCAAGGAATTATACAAAACCGAAAAATCATTATCTAACACATTAGATGAGTTCAGGACTACACTTTACAGTATTGGTGAAGCGGTCATTACTTCTGATTTGTACGGAAATGTAAGAAGTATAAACCTTATTGCTGAAAATCTAACGGGATGGAAGGAACAAGATGCTGTTGGAAAACCTTTAAATGAAGTGTTTAATATAATTGATGAAATTACCGGAGAGAAAATTGACATTCCATTTGATGCAGCATTAAAGGATGGAAAAGTGATTAATCTTCAGAGGAATGCACTCCTGATTTCAAAAAAAGGTGTTAAAATTCCAATTTCCGATAACAGATCACTAATAAAGAATGAAAATAATGAAATAACTGGTATTGTCCTCGTTTTCCGTGACCAGTCTGAAGAACGTGTGAAACTTAAAGCAATTGAAGAAAGTGAGGCTAAATACAGATATTTATTCAAGAGCAATCCGCAGCCCATGTGGGTTTATGACGTCGACACTCTAAAGTTTTTAGAAATAAATAATACAGCAATCATAAAATACGGTTATTCGAGGGATGAATTCCTGAGCATGACAATCAAAGATATTCATCCTCAAAGGGATATTCCATCACTTTTTGATAACTTAGAATTGACATCTAATGAGTTTAATAATGCAGGTGAATCGCGACATGTAAAAAAGAACGGTGATATTTTAAACGTTGAAATTAATTCTCACAAAATAAATTTTGAAGGTAAGAATGCAAGAATAGTTATTGTTTATGATATAACTGAAAGAAAGAAAGCAGAAGAGGACAGATTAAAATATGAAAAAAGATTTGCAACAGCCTTCAGTTTGAATCCTTCAGCTATGTCTATTACTGGGGTCGACAAGGGCGTTATTATGGACATTAATAACAGTTTCACTAATTTATTTGGATACAGTTATGATGAAATAATTGGCAAAAACGTTTATGAAATTAACTTATATGAAAACAATACAATCAGGCAAGCTGTTATTTCGGATTTAAAATCTAATGGTACTATTAAAAACAAAGAAATTAATTTCAAAACAAAATCGGGCGGGATAATTACTGCAGCTCTTTCAATGGAGATACTTGAACTTGGTGAAGAGGAATGTATTCTTTCAACGTTCAGCGATATTACTGAAAGAAAACAGGTTGAGAGGATTAAAGAAATACAGTACAACCTGGCAAACACAGTCGTAAACTCGAAGAATCTTTATGAACTTTTTGAAAGCACAAGGAATGAACTGAATAAGATAATTGATGCATCTAACTTTTTTGTTGCACTGTACGATTCCAAAACAAATATGCTTTACTCCCCTTTTGAAGAAGGAGAAGACGAAAAAATCGAGAAATGGTCGGCTGAAAATTCCCTTACAGGAATGATTGTTAAAGAAAAGAGATCTTTATTGTTGAGTAAAGAGAGTATTAGAAAACTTGCCGACCAGAAAAAGATACAGCTGTTTGGCAGCAGAGCCGAATCTTGGCTCGGTGTGCCCTTGAAAATCGGTCAAAATGTAATTGGTGCGATAGTTGTTCAAAACTTTGAAAAGAAAAATGCTTATGATGCTAAAAGCCAGGTATTAATGGAGCTTATTGCGAGAGAATTAAGCATTTATATTGATCATAAAAAATCTGAGGAACTTTTACACCGGTTATCTATCGGTATAGAACAAAGCCCTGTCTGTATAATAGTTACGGATTATGATGGTAACATAGATTATGTAAATCCAAAATTCAGTGAGATTACTGGATATTCTTTTGATGAAGTTCATGGAAAAAATCCAAACATACTGAAATCTGGCGAGCAAAAGAATGAGTTTTATAAAGAGATGTGGGATACGATAAAATCCGGCAAAGACTGGCATGGAGAACTTCACAATAAAAAGAAAAATAGTGAATTATACTGGGAATCTGCAATAATTTCCCCCATTCATAATGATGAAGGAAAAATCACACATTTTATCGGAATAAAAGAAGATATAACTGATAAAAAGAATTTGATAACTGATTTAGTAAAAGCTAAAGAAAACGCTGAAGAAATGAATAGGCTCAAATCAAGTTTTCTGGCAAATATGAGCCACGAACTTAGAACTCCACTTAACGGAATCCTCGGTTTTGCTGAAATATTGAATGAAGAACTTAAGAACGAAGAAACCGGGAAAATGTCAAAAATAATCTTTGATAGTGGAAAAAGATTGCACAACACACTTAATCAAATTCTGAATTTATCATCACTTCAAGCGGAAGTAGTCAAATTAAAAAAGGATAATATCGTGTTGAATGATATTGTCGAAGAATCATTTACACTTTATTTGGCAGAAGCTAAGAAGAAAAATCTTGATATCAAACTGAAAAATTCAGAAAAAACAATAACGATTTATTCGGATAAAGAAATTATTCTAAATGCTCTTAACAATGTAGTTGATAATGCTATTAAATACACTATAAATGGAGGTGTGACAATAAGTCTTCTTGAAGACGAAAAGGATGTTGTAATCGAAGTAGCGGATACAGGTATAGGAATTAAAGAAGAGAATATCGATATAATCTTTGATGAATTTAGGCAGGCAAGTGAAGGATTCAGTAGAAGTTTCGAAGGTACTGGACTTGGACTTTCGATCTGTAAAAAGTACATGAAACTACTTGGAGGCAGCATAAAAGTGGAAAGTGTTTACTCCGAAGGATCTACATTCAGGATTGAATTACCAAAGTCTTTCAATAAAGTGATTGAAGACACAAACAATGATTTGGAAAACAAAAATGAAAAATCTGATATTATTAAAATTCCCGAATCATTAGAATCAAACAGTAAAATACTATATGTGGAAAATGATGTATTCAGTCAGGCTTTGGTTAAAGCAGTTTTAAACAAATATGCAATTATAGATATGGCTAATGATGCCAAGGAAGCTATTAGAAAAACTAAGGAAAATGATTACGCTTTAATTTTAATGGATATAAACCTTGGTTCCGGAATGGACGGTAAAGAAGTAACGAAAATTATTAAAAGTGATTCCAGATATGAGTCTGTTCCGATTGTTGCAATTACTGCATTTGCTATGGAGGGTGATAGCGAAGAATTCTTAGCTTGCGGATGTACTCATTATTTATCGAAGCCTTTTAACAATGAAAAATTACAGAATTTAGTTCTTACAATTCTGGGAAAGAAAAACTAA
- a CDS encoding tetratricopeptide repeat protein: MAKLGKSLSKAQKHSTEDKMLEYYYKGTQYFQENKNRVYTVLTILVVIIAVIFIYFRNQSQKNETASLELSKVKQYYAMDMFPTAINGDSLGISKGLIYIVDNYGSTESGQTAKIMLANSYYNLREFDKADFYFRDYSGNNDLFKAASLVGIASVYEIKGDWSNAAKYYENASKVSKSVPVNDEYMYYAVRCYFNAKDVDNLNKSIKYFKTEYPKSKYLSMLARYESGEQS, translated from the coding sequence ATGGCAAAATTAGGAAAATCATTAAGTAAAGCTCAAAAGCACAGCACTGAAGATAAAATGCTGGAATATTATTATAAAGGAACTCAGTATTTTCAGGAAAATAAAAACCGTGTATATACAGTACTTACAATTCTTGTTGTAATTATAGCGGTTATTTTTATATATTTTAGAAATCAAAGCCAGAAGAATGAAACTGCATCGCTAGAACTTTCCAAAGTCAAACAGTATTATGCAATGGACATGTTCCCTACGGCGATAAACGGAGATTCACTCGGCATATCTAAAGGATTAATTTATATAGTTGATAATTACGGCTCAACTGAAAGCGGCCAGACGGCAAAAATAATGCTTGCAAACAGTTATTACAATTTAAGAGAATTTGATAAAGCAGATTTTTATTTCAGAGATTATTCAGGTAATAACGATTTGTTTAAAGCAGCCTCACTTGTAGGAATTGCTTCTGTTTACGAGATTAAAGGCGACTGGAGCAATGCAGCTAAGTATTATGAAAATGCTTCGAAGGTTTCGAAATCTGTTCCTGTGAATGATGAATATATGTACTATGCCGTCAGGTGTTATTTTAATGCAAAAGATGTAGACAATCTGAACAAGTCAATAAAATATTTCAAGACAGAATATCCAAAATCTAAATATCTTAGTATGCTTGCAAGGTATGAATCCGGGGAACAATCTTAG
- a CDS encoding GatB/YqeY domain-containing protein encodes MNPGNNLSLRKMNLKEKINEDLKNAMKAKDTVRTETIRSIRAEILKMDKSGLGREMNEEEELQLLNKQAKMRKESIEMFKNAGREDLVEKESRQLEIINEYLPKQLTREEAEAIIDKIIESSSPVTSKDIGKIMGPVMKVLKGKIDGKVIQEIVKSRLG; translated from the coding sequence ATGAATCCGGGGAACAATCTTAGTTTAAGGAAAATGAATCTGAAAGAAAAAATTAACGAGGATCTGAAAAATGCCATGAAGGCAAAAGATACTGTCAGAACTGAAACTATAAGAAGTATCAGAGCTGAAATCCTGAAAATGGATAAGTCAGGATTAGGCAGGGAAATGAATGAAGAAGAGGAGTTGCAGCTTCTGAACAAGCAGGCAAAAATGCGAAAAGAATCTATCGAAATGTTTAAGAATGCAGGCAGGGAAGATCTTGTAGAAAAAGAGTCAAGGCAGCTTGAAATAATCAACGAGTACCTTCCAAAACAACTAACAAGAGAAGAAGCAGAAGCTATTATTGATAAAATTATTGAGAGTTCAAGTCCAGTAACATCTAAAGATATTGGGAAAATTATGGGACCTGTTATGAAAGTGTTAAAAGGTAAGATTGACGGAAAAGTTATACAGGAGATCGTAAAAAGTCGTCTTGGATGA
- a CDS encoding CvpA family protein, with protein sequence MNALDIIILILVLLPAFFGLKKGLIKSILSYVSIIAGIILALKFNSGFVLVLRPIIKDPKLVQVVIFVGIILSIYLIAILIGSKISKMNVLSETFDKTGGFIFGGLKGLLFTSILLIIFDSFSFIPNNQKSSSHTFSYTVKAAPATYNIIKDILPFSKKDFYDIINYGDSDSVKVKTQ encoded by the coding sequence TTGAATGCACTTGACATAATAATATTAATCCTTGTATTGCTTCCGGCATTTTTTGGGCTGAAGAAAGGGTTAATAAAAAGTATATTATCGTACGTAAGCATTATAGCCGGAATTATCCTTGCATTAAAGTTTAATTCCGGTTTTGTATTAGTGTTAAGACCTATCATTAAAGACCCAAAACTTGTTCAGGTTGTTATTTTCGTAGGGATCATACTTTCGATTTACCTTATTGCAATTTTAATAGGCAGTAAAATATCAAAGATGAATGTTTTATCAGAAACCTTCGATAAGACAGGCGGTTTTATTTTTGGCGGATTGAAAGGACTTCTCTTTACGAGTATTCTTCTAATAATTTTTGATAGTTTTTCTTTTATTCCGAATAATCAAAAATCTTCTTCACACACATTTTCTTATACAGTTAAAGCAGCACCCGCAACATATAATATAATCAAGGATATTCTGCCATTTAGTAAAAAAGATTTCTATGATATTATTAATTACGGTGATAGTGATTCCGTAAAAGTCAAAACACAATAG
- a CDS encoding endonuclease MutS2, whose product MNITEVQKKLEFDKICDKLKKYCVSQYGMDKIDRIELYTSAILLKIEFNKLTSLKKFIEAGNDLELDGLRDVREDIERLRIPGNFIQTEKYNWIKSFLRISRIIKSQIKNISEKDENDNIKKLADGLYSDKVLEHSIESTINETGEVRDSASKNLKRIRDELIDKRDNLRKLLSKLLKRVSEDEYTQDDLITLRDGRSVIPVKVENKRKVPGIIHSSSATGYTVFIEPAETIDLNNEITELTFEEKREVERILRNLSESIARYINELKVNIEILGEIDFIRAKALFAIEYGCVEPELHKDKYLLKNCYHPILIQKLGKNNVIPFNLELIEDLNTIVITGPNAGGKTVALKTVGLLQLMYQYGLMVSVEEGSCFRIFSRYFVVIGDEQSIENSLSSFSSHLKELKDVIENSDSNSLVLIDEICSGTDPKFGSALSASMIKYLSDKNCFTIVTTHIGDLKVFAHNNERFINASLDFNFEKLSPSFNFRIGIPGQSYTFELAEKFKIPSKIIEFASSMVVDDQYKIEDMLSELNTSRIEYEKLIHETLLKKKDVDEMANEYNSKLSAIKQKEKEILNDAREEAANILEEGRGLIERAVKEIKEKEKNVSEIKKEFTEKSKVLLPEESTTQETAHVILKVGDVVKIKNTSTKGEITEIVKELAVINANGITLKSPLSKLELITAGYINKYSDYKLILKKAFDTNLDIRGKYSNEITDLLEKFIYEGHINSVEKLTIVHGKGTGNLRKAVHNVLKSNKFVSNFRLGHWNEGDSGVTIVEIKK is encoded by the coding sequence ATGAATATAACGGAAGTTCAAAAGAAACTTGAATTCGATAAAATATGTGATAAACTGAAAAAATACTGTGTATCGCAGTATGGTATGGATAAGATTGACCGGATTGAACTATACACGTCAGCTATCCTGCTCAAAATTGAGTTTAATAAGCTCACTTCATTAAAGAAGTTTATTGAGGCAGGTAATGATCTTGAACTCGATGGTCTCAGAGATGTAAGGGAGGATATCGAGCGTTTAAGGATACCAGGTAATTTTATCCAGACTGAAAAGTATAACTGGATAAAATCTTTCTTGAGAATAAGCAGAATAATCAAATCTCAGATTAAAAATATCTCTGAGAAAGATGAAAATGACAACATAAAGAAACTTGCTGATGGTCTTTACTCGGATAAGGTGCTGGAGCATTCAATAGAATCTACTATTAACGAAACAGGGGAAGTAAGAGACTCAGCCTCAAAAAATTTGAAACGTATCAGAGATGAGCTGATTGATAAAAGAGACAATCTTAGAAAGCTTTTAAGTAAGCTGCTCAAAAGAGTTTCGGAAGATGAATACACGCAGGATGATTTAATAACTCTTCGAGACGGTCGGTCTGTAATTCCTGTAAAAGTTGAGAATAAACGCAAGGTTCCGGGAATCATACACAGCTCATCAGCGACAGGGTACACTGTATTTATCGAACCTGCCGAAACAATAGATTTAAATAATGAAATAACAGAACTAACCTTTGAAGAAAAGCGCGAGGTAGAAAGAATCCTTCGCAATTTATCAGAATCGATTGCCAGATACATCAACGAGCTTAAAGTGAATATTGAAATACTTGGAGAGATTGATTTCATTAGGGCTAAAGCACTTTTTGCTATTGAATATGGGTGTGTAGAACCCGAACTTCATAAGGATAAGTATTTACTCAAAAACTGTTACCACCCGATTTTAATTCAAAAACTTGGAAAGAATAATGTAATTCCCTTTAATCTTGAGCTCATAGAGGATTTAAATACGATTGTGATAACAGGTCCTAATGCAGGGGGAAAAACGGTTGCATTGAAAACCGTTGGTCTTCTTCAATTGATGTATCAGTATGGTTTGATGGTTAGCGTTGAAGAAGGGTCGTGTTTTAGAATATTTTCGAGGTATTTTGTCGTAATTGGTGATGAACAATCTATAGAAAACAGCCTAAGTTCTTTTAGTTCACATCTGAAAGAACTTAAAGACGTAATAGAAAATTCAGATTCAAATTCACTCGTTCTGATTGATGAAATATGCAGCGGGACTGACCCTAAGTTCGGGAGTGCACTATCAGCTTCAATGATTAAATATCTTTCAGATAAAAACTGTTTTACAATTGTAACGACACATATAGGAGACCTTAAAGTATTCGCTCATAATAACGAAAGATTTATTAACGCTTCTCTCGACTTTAATTTTGAGAAACTATCACCGTCGTTTAATTTCAGGATTGGAATTCCCGGTCAAAGTTATACATTCGAGCTTGCTGAGAAATTTAAAATTCCTTCAAAAATTATAGAATTCGCATCATCTATGGTTGTTGATGATCAGTATAAAATAGAAGATATGCTTAGTGAACTCAACACATCAAGGATTGAATATGAAAAACTCATACACGAAACTCTACTTAAGAAAAAGGATGTTGATGAAATGGCAAATGAATATAACTCAAAATTATCAGCTATAAAGCAGAAGGAGAAAGAGATATTAAATGATGCACGTGAGGAAGCGGCTAATATTCTTGAAGAAGGAAGAGGATTGATAGAAAGAGCAGTAAAAGAAATAAAAGAAAAGGAAAAGAATGTTTCTGAAATAAAGAAGGAATTCACAGAGAAGTCAAAGGTACTCCTTCCAGAAGAAAGTACTACGCAGGAAACTGCTCATGTGATACTAAAAGTTGGAGATGTAGTTAAAATTAAAAACACTTCTACGAAGGGAGAAATAACTGAGATTGTAAAAGAGCTGGCTGTTATAAACGCAAATGGTATAACTCTGAAATCACCACTTAGCAAACTGGAGTTAATAACCGCGGGATACATAAATAAGTACAGTGATTACAAATTAATCCTTAAAAAGGCATTTGATACAAATCTCGATATAAGGGGGAAATACTCGAATGAGATTACGGATTTACTTGAAAAATTCATTTACGAAGGGCATATTAACTCTGTTGAGAAACTCACAATAGTTCATGGAAAAGGTACAGGAAATCTCAGAAAAGCCGTGCACAATGTATTAAAGTCAAATAAGTTTGTAAGCAATTTCAGGCTCGGTCACTGGAATGAAGGTGATTCGGGTGTAACAATCGTTGAAATTAAAAAATAG
- a CDS encoding sigma-54 dependent transcriptional regulator, whose protein sequence is MLKRILIVDDEASIVESLSLILRHANYSVDFCYDGVSALKMFNERSYDLILLDIKMPKMDGMEVLENIMSINREQLVIMISGHGNIETAVEATKKGAYYFLEKPLPDVSELLIIIKNALELKQSKDELSKYKNELISANKIIGVSKDVQSVRDLIEKYKDLDLNILITGESGTGKLLVANMLHFDSKRADQPFVIINCASLKGENVDEELFGLVKDGNPKIRGKLEEAEGGSILFDEISNINTEIQSKLLKVIDESKYTRVGDSKVRKTNVRFLFTTNKDLPFEISEGRFRDDFYHRINVMNINITPLRERTDDIKVLTEYFINQVCKAYNISSRKFSTGALKKLTSFRWTGNVRELKNFIERIIFTVESTVIEEEDIDIPETKHTKELNDLLNRNLSLNEFQNESEKIFLLKVLKDYRNNISQTAEGLKIQRSHMYKLMTKYNIPTPTKTR, encoded by the coding sequence ATGCTAAAAAGAATTCTTATAGTTGATGATGAAGCTTCCATTGTAGAAAGCTTATCGCTGATACTGCGTCATGCAAATTATTCTGTTGATTTTTGTTACGATGGAGTATCTGCATTAAAGATGTTTAATGAAAGAAGCTATGATCTTATTTTGCTCGATATCAAAATGCCGAAAATGGACGGCATGGAAGTTTTGGAAAACATAATGAGTATAAACCGTGAGCAGCTTGTAATAATGATATCGGGACATGGCAATATAGAAACTGCCGTTGAAGCAACTAAAAAAGGTGCATATTATTTTTTAGAAAAACCTCTTCCCGATGTTTCTGAACTACTGATTATAATAAAGAATGCACTAGAACTAAAGCAGAGTAAGGATGAACTTTCTAAATACAAAAATGAACTTATAAGTGCGAATAAAATTATAGGAGTGAGTAAGGATGTTCAGTCCGTCAGAGATCTGATTGAAAAATACAAAGACCTTGATCTGAATATACTCATAACCGGGGAAAGCGGAACCGGTAAACTCCTTGTCGCAAACATGCTGCATTTCGATTCCAAAAGAGCAGATCAGCCATTTGTTATTATTAATTGTGCTTCACTTAAAGGTGAAAATGTTGATGAAGAATTATTTGGTTTAGTAAAGGACGGAAATCCGAAAATTAGAGGCAAACTCGAGGAAGCTGAAGGCGGGTCGATTTTGTTCGATGAAATTTCGAATATTAACACTGAAATACAATCAAAGCTTTTAAAAGTAATTGACGAGTCAAAATACACAAGAGTAGGGGATTCCAAAGTACGGAAAACAAATGTTAGATTTCTATTTACAACGAACAAGGACCTTCCTTTCGAAATATCAGAAGGTCGATTCAGAGATGATTTTTACCATAGGATAAATGTCATGAATATTAATATTACCCCATTACGTGAGAGGACAGATGATATTAAAGTACTTACTGAATATTTTATTAATCAGGTATGTAAGGCATACAATATCAGTTCGAGAAAATTCTCAACAGGTGCTCTTAAAAAACTAACTTCATTCAGATGGACTGGTAATGTTCGTGAGCTAAAAAACTTTATCGAGAGAATAATATTCACTGTCGAAAGTACAGTTATTGAAGAAGAGGACATTGATATACCTGAAACGAAACATACTAAAGAACTGAACGATTTACTGAACAGAAATCTTTCTTTGAATGAGTTTCAAAATGAATCAGAAAAAATATTTTTGTTAAAGGTTTTGAAAGATTATAGGAACAACATCAGTCAGACTGCTGAAGGATTGAAAATACAAAGAAGTCATATGTATAAGCTAATGACAAAATACAATATTCCGACTCCGACAAAAACTAGGTAA